From the genome of Streptomyces sp. NBC_01304:
TGCCCCGGCTCAGCCTGTGGCCCCGTGGCGTGGACGCCGTCCGCTTCCGGCCCTCGTGTCGGGATGAGGCGCTGCGCCGGGAGGTCGCGCCCGACGGCGAGCTCGTCGTCGGCTACGTGGGGCGGCTCGCCCCGGAGAAGCGGGTCGAACTGCTCGCCGGGGCCTGCTCGTTGGACGGCGTACGCGTGGTGATCGTCGGCGACGGGCCGAGCGAGGCCGCGCTGCGCGGGCAGTTGCCGGGCGCGGTCTTCCTCGGCCGGCGCACCGGCTCCGAGCTCGCCCGGATCTTCGCCTCGCTCGACCTCTTCGTGCACACCGGGCCCTACGAGACCTTCTGCCAGACCGTGCAGGAGGCCATGGCCAGCGGGGTGCCCGTGGTGGCACCTGCCGCGGGCGGCCCGCTCGACCTCGTCGCGCCGGGCCGGACCGGGCTGCTCGTCCCACCGGGGGATGCGGCCGCCGTACGCGATGCGGTGTGGGCACTCGCGGCGGATCCGCAGCTGCGGGCCGCGTACGGGCGGGCCGGGCGGGCCGCGGTGCTCGGCCGGACCTGGGAGGCCGTGGGGGATCAGCTGATCGAGCACTATGCGGAGGTTCTGGACGCGCGGGTGGTGAGGGCGGCATGAGGGCTTCCGTGCAGTCCGGGCTGCGCGTCTCTGAGGCGGGGCGGGCCTGGCCGGCGCTGAGGGGTCGGCGGATTGAGCATTACGGCGATGTCCTTGCGGCGCGGGTGGTGAGGGCTGATGCGACGACCGGGCTGCCGGCAGTTGTGGCGGGGCGGAACCGGCGAGCGGTGGGGGATCGGCGAGCGGTGGGGGGATCGGCTGATCGCGTACTGCGTGGAGGTTCTGGACGCGCGGGAGGTGACGGCGGCATGAGGGCTGATGGGAGGGCCGGGCCGCGGGCCGTTGAGGTGGGGCGGGTCCGGTGGGCGGTGGGGGATCTGTTGGTCGAGCACTGCGTCGAGGTCCCCGGTGTGCGGGAGGTGAGGGCGGCATGGGTGTTCTCGTGAAGTCCGGGCTGCGGATCGTGCGCATGGCGAACTTCGTCGCCCCGGCCTCGGGCGGGCTGCGTACGGCGCTGCGGGAGCTGGGTGCCGGGTATCTGGCGGCGGGGCACGAGCCGGTGCTGATCGTGCCGGGGGAGCGGGCATCGGACCGGCACACCGGGCAGGGGCGGGTGATCACGCTGCCGGGGCCGCTGCTGCCGGGGACCGGTGGCTACCGCGTGCTGGCCGACCGGCGGGCTCTGGCAGGAATTCTGGAGCGCCTCGCGCCCGACCGCCTGGAGGTCTCCGACCGCACCACGCTGCGCTGGACCGGCGAGTGGGCGCGGCGCGCCAGGGTGCCCTCCGTGATGGTGTCCCACGAGACCGCGGACGGCGTGCTCCGCACCTGGGGCCTGCCCACGGGCGCGGCCCGCCGGGCCGCGGACGCGCTGAACTCCCGTACCGCCCATGCCTATTCACGTGTCCTGTGCACCACGGAGTGGGCGGCCAGGGAGTTCGTCCGCATCGGGGCGCGCAACGTGGTGCGGGCGCCCTTGGGTGTCGATCTCGTACGCAGTCATCCGGGCTTGCGGGATGCGGGGCTGCGGGCTCGGTACGCGGGCCGTGGCGAGGTCTTGCTGGTGCTCTGTTCGCGGCTGTCCGTGGAGAAGCGGCCCGGTACGGCGCTGGACGTGGTGGCCGTGCTGCGGGAGCGCGGGGTGCGGGCCCGGCTGGTCGTCGTCGGGGACGGGCCGCTGAGGGGTCGCCTCGAACAGCGGGCACGCGCGCGTGGGTTGGCGGTGAACTTCCTCGGCCACGTGGGCGATCGAGCCCGGCTCGGCGCATTGCAGGCCACGGCCGATGTGTGCCTGGCGCCGGGGCCCGCGGAGACGTTCGGGCTCGCGGCACTGGAGGCCCTGGCCTGCGGGACGCCGGTGGTGGCCAGCGGGTCCTCCGCCCTGCCCGAGATTCTGGGCGCCGCCGGGGGTGTGGCGGGCGACTCCGGGCCGGGCTTCGCGGACGCGGTCGAGGGGCTCCTCGCGCAGCCCGAGCGGGTGCGGCGGGATGCGGCACGCGCGCGTGCGGAGTGTTTTGGCTGGGAAGCGGCGGTGGCCGGCTTCTTGGCGGCGCACGAGGTGCCCGTGGTGCATGGGTTGCACGGGCCGCCGGTGGTGCACGGCGGTCTGTCGGTACGTGCCGACAGCGCCCGGCCGAGGCGGGAGGGCGCGGCATGAGCGCGACCCGTCCGGTGCGGTTCGCCGCGCTCGGGGACTCGCTCACCGAAGGGGTCGGGGATCCCGTGGGTGAGGCGTGGCGCGGCTGGGCCGCCCTGCTCGCCGCGGGGCTCGGCCCGGGCGAAGTACCCGTGGAATTCCGCAACTTCGCGGTCAGCGGGGCCCAGTCGCACGACGTGCTGGACCGTCAACTGCCCGCCGCGCTCGCCTTCCGGCCCGATGTGGTGTCCGTGGTGGTCGGCGTCAACGACACCCTGCGCTGCACCTTCGACCTCCACGCCGTCGCCGCCCGCCTCGACGAGGTGTACGCGCGCTGCACGGCGCGGGGCGCGGTGCTGCTCACCGCGTGCCTGCCCGACCCGGGCACCATGCTCGGCCTGCCGGCCGCTCTGGGCCGTCCGCTGGCCCGGCGCCAGCGCGGGGTGAACGCGGTGGTGCATGCGCTGTCGGAGCGCTACGGAGCGGTGCATGTGCATGTCGCGGAGGGCGACTGGGTGGCCGACCGGGCCATGTGGAGCGCGGACCGGCTGCATCCGGGGGAGCGGGGGCATCGCTTCCTGGCCGCCCGCTTCCATGCCGGACTCGCCGCCACGGGGCGCGAGTTGGGCGCGCCACCCTCGTTGACGCCGGAGCAGCCGCCCCCGACCCGGTCGGCCGGTGTGCTGTGGCTGGCGACGGCAGGTACCGGCTGGGTGGCACGGCGCTGCACGGATCTGCTGCCGCAGCTGCTCGGGCTCGCGGCACAGGAGCTGCGGCACCTGGCCCGGGGCACCAGTGCCCGGCTGGACCTGCGCGCGGCGCAGGCGGTGTCGGCGGCGCTGGCCGGGCTGTCGACGGGTGTGGCTCAAGTGGTCGACGTGGCTTGAGGGTTGGGGCGCCGGATTCGGGGCTCGAGTGGCGGGGGCTAGGTGGTGTTGCTGTGCTGACCGGGGGCGGCGGACAGTCGACCGAGCGGGCCCGGAGCGGGCCGGGCCGCCGCCCCGCTCACCCCCCGGCGTCCGACCGGGACGAAGCGCAGAGGTGTCCCGGGCGGCGCCTGGGCCGCCGATGCCAGGTCGGTCTCCTCGACCACGGCCACCACCGGGTAGCCCCCGGTCGTCGGATGGTCGGCCAGGAACACCACGGGGCGGCCGTCCGGCGGTACCTGGACCGCGCCCAGGACCATGCCCTCGCTGGGG
Proteins encoded in this window:
- a CDS encoding glycosyltransferase family 4 protein, producing the protein MRVAIVTESFPPDVNGVAHCAVQTARHLVRRGHDPLVIAPAMAAGAEEHTAGPCPVVRIPSLPLPGYPQVRVALPSRRVAAALSAHRAELVHLASPFILGVRGMTAAARLGIPAVAVYQTDLAGYARTYVGAGEAAAWRRIRGVHRAADRTLAPSTAALRDLAAHGVPRLSLWPRGVDAVRFRPSCRDEALRREVAPDGELVVGYVGRLAPEKRVELLAGACSLDGVRVVIVGDGPSEAALRGQLPGAVFLGRRTGSELARIFASLDLFVHTGPYETFCQTVQEAMASGVPVVAPAAGGPLDLVAPGRTGLLVPPGDAAAVRDAVWALAADPQLRAAYGRAGRAAVLGRTWEAVGDQLIEHYAEVLDARVVRAA
- a CDS encoding glycosyltransferase, producing the protein MGVLVKSGLRIVRMANFVAPASGGLRTALRELGAGYLAAGHEPVLIVPGERASDRHTGQGRVITLPGPLLPGTGGYRVLADRRALAGILERLAPDRLEVSDRTTLRWTGEWARRARVPSVMVSHETADGVLRTWGLPTGAARRAADALNSRTAHAYSRVLCTTEWAAREFVRIGARNVVRAPLGVDLVRSHPGLRDAGLRARYAGRGEVLLVLCSRLSVEKRPGTALDVVAVLRERGVRARLVVVGDGPLRGRLEQRARARGLAVNFLGHVGDRARLGALQATADVCLAPGPAETFGLAALEALACGTPVVASGSSALPEILGAAGGVAGDSGPGFADAVEGLLAQPERVRRDAARARAECFGWEAAVAGFLAAHEVPVVHGLHGPPVVHGGLSVRADSARPRREGAA
- a CDS encoding SGNH/GDSL hydrolase family protein — translated: MSATRPVRFAALGDSLTEGVGDPVGEAWRGWAALLAAGLGPGEVPVEFRNFAVSGAQSHDVLDRQLPAALAFRPDVVSVVVGVNDTLRCTFDLHAVAARLDEVYARCTARGAVLLTACLPDPGTMLGLPAALGRPLARRQRGVNAVVHALSERYGAVHVHVAEGDWVADRAMWSADRLHPGERGHRFLAARFHAGLAATGRELGAPPSLTPEQPPPTRSAGVLWLATAGTGWVARRCTDLLPQLLGLAAQELRHLARGTSARLDLRAAQAVSAALAGLSTGVAQVVDVA